The sequence CGGCAACAAAATGAGAGAGGAACAGTCAAAGCAAATCTGGCTATGAATGCAGTAACTGTTCTCTATTCAACTGTGAtttcaatcttcttttttttttcctaccgtTTTTTTAATCTGTGCATTCAGCATGCTTTGCCTGTTGATTTGTTCCAGACTGTAGAACGAAAACTGGAATTTAACTGAATACAATTGTCGGTTGTAAGCTGATGTGGCTGTTGGCCTtaaagaacagaaaaaaagtcTAAGAATGAAATGACTAAACCAAGCCGTGATTGTAATACTTAGCAATTGATGATCATCTTTGATGGGTCCTTGCATTTTGGATGTGGTCCAGATCGTCTGCAAATCCACACAGTGTTTAATATTCATGAATTTCTGCTTGCAAATATAGCTAATGTGATGCAAGTGACAGTTGTTTTAAAGGCATAGCTGAGTGACAACTTGGCATTttgtgagtgcattttttttttaatagctttttTCTGTTGGAAAGTTTGCAGCCACTTTCCCAGCCTGTCCCTCTAAACAGAATGTTTTTATGCAAGGCACCACTTTTTTCCCTCAAGCTCCTCAATCATACATCAGAATAGAACGTGTAAACTGCAATCTGTCTAATCTTCTTTGGATGAGATAGTTATCATCTGCTTTAAACCGTCCAAGATTGAAATACTTGGATTTCTTGGAAAGTGAAATCAATCTCCTAATGCTGTCATAACTGCCCTCATGTGGCAGATCACTGGAGGCTTGCCTTCTCTATTAGTTTTTCATCTGACTGTGACTTTAGTGACAACAAAAAATAGCTAACTGATAAACAGCCAGTGTTTGGGATGTGCCGCTttgtctttttttactttttctattgGGCTTCTGTTCAAGCTTTGAAAACGTTGAATTATTCCATTTCAGAAGAAGGGGGGTCAAGAAATGCCATAGGCAATATTAACGATGCACAGCTGGAGCCACCAGAAAGAGGCAAAAGACCTAATTTTAGGGTGCTGGAGAACTCTTCTCCTCACTTATTGGATGTTGATTCGAACAGTGGGTTACTGTTCACTAAGCAACGGATTGATCGGGAAGCTTTGTGCAAAAACATTCTTAAGTGTGTACTTTCTCTAGAAGTTTTTGCAAATGAGAAGGAGATATGTATGATCAAGGTTGAAATACTTGACATAAATGACAACTCTCCTAAATTTGCATCTGATCAGATTGATATTGATATTTCAGAAAATGCCTCACCAGGTACCAGATTCCCTTTAACAACAGCACAAGACCCTGATTTAGGAAGTAATGGCCTAAGGACTTATAAGATAAGAGGTGATTCTGGCTTGTTTTCCTTGGATATTAAATCTCGAGGGGATGGTACAAAAGTTCCTGAGTTAGTTATTCAGAGAGCCCTGGATAGAGAAGAACAGTCTCATCATACACTTATTCTAACTGCCTTTGATGGAGGTAACCCTCCAAGATCAGCCAATCTGCAGATAAACATTAAGGTTATTGATGCAAATGACAACAGTCCTGTTTTTCAATCAAAATCATACACTGTTGAAATAGCTGAAAATTCACCATTGGGTAAAATGATTATTGACCTTAATGCTACAGATCCAGATGAAGGCTCAAATGCAGATATCGTCTATTCATTTAGTGGCTATGCATCTGAACAAGTATGGGACTTCTTTACTATTGATTCTCAGACTGGTGTGATACAGGTTAAGGGCAACATTGATTATGAAGAAATTCAGATGCTTGAAATTGATGTGCAGGCAGAAGACCAAGGACCAAACCCAATTCCTGTGCATTGCAAAGTGACTGTTCTAGTTACTGACATAAATGACAACTATCCATCTATTAGCTTTGTGTCTGTCCGCCAAGGAGCAATTAGTGAAGCCTCTGTTCCCGGTACTGTTATAGCCTTAGTTAGAGTTACTGATAAGGACGCTGGAAAAAATGGCCAATTCCAGTGCTGGGTCTTGGGCAATGTCCCATTTAAACTTGAAGATAATTATGACAACTTCTATACAGTCGTAACGAGTAGGCCTCTTGATCGTGAAATACAAGATGAATACAATGTAACTATCATTGCTAGAGATAATGGCAACCCCTCGCTAGATTCTACAAATTCTTTTACTGTAAGGATTTTGGATGAAAATGACAACCCTCCAAGTTTTTCCAGATCTATGTATGCATTGCAAGTTTCTGCAAATAATATCCCTGGAGAGTACCTTGGTTCAGTTCTTGCACAAGATCCAGATTTAGAGCAAAATGGAACTGTGTCTTATTCTATATTTTCCTCATATATTGATGGCGTGTCTATCTCAACATATGTGTCCATTAACCCAAGGAATGGAGCAATTTATGCCCTAAGGACTTTCTATTATGAGCTAACAAAATATTTTGAATTTAAAGTAATTGCAAAGGACCTAGGCACTCCACATTTAGAAAGCAATGCCACTGTCAGAGTATCTGTTCTAGATGTAAATAACAATGCACCAGTCATTATTCTACCCAGCTTACAGAATGACACTGCTGAAATTTATGTGCCACAAAATGTAGGCATGGGATATGTTATTAGCACTGTTAGAGCTATGGACATTGACTTTGGTGAAAGTGGGCGAGTAACTTATGAAATAATTCAGGAAAGTAAAGAGAACCTCTTTGAAATAGATACAGTGACTGGAGAGATCAGATTGATCAACCCACATTGGGAGGATATTGCCCCAGTGGTTGAACTAATAATCAAAGTCACCGATAATGGAAAACCATCACTTTCAACTGTGGCAAAACTCATCATAAAGGCAAATTCAGACTGTTTAGGGTGTTATGATGATGACAATGTAATTGGAGAACAACGGGATTGGGATATTTACTTACCTGTTTTGGTTGCTCTGAGTGCAATTTCTATAATCCTTTTTGCGGCAATGGTCACAATAGTTGTTAAATgtaaaaaggagaacaaagacgTTGGATCCTACAGCGGTAGGACAGCCTACACCTCTCAGCCTAAATTGGGGAAAATGAAAAACAAGAAGATAAACAAAAATGATATTATGCTTGTCCagagtgaagtggaagaaaaaaatgcaatgaatgTTGTGAGCTGCCCATTACTAGTCACATCTCCAATGTATTTTGATTGTCAGTCCAGACTTCCTCTCAGTTCCTCTCATTCAGGCGTTATGTATCTTACTCCTAATTCTAATGAGACTGATCCTGAAGAGAATGCAGGATGTCAAAATCAGGACAATGACACAGGCCCAACAAGAATGGCATCTGAAAATTCTTCTACCTCTACTTGGATACCATTAACTAAGGTAGGGATGAAATTATTTCATTAATTACTCATTGCCAGCATAGCTATTGATGGCCCTATAGTTCAAATACCGACTGTATGTCTGTTTTCACTACATTGAAACTGCTCAATTACATAGCAGTGGGCCTGTTACAtgtatttattctttttatttcacAGAGAGAAAAAGCTTGTGTTATCTACTTGCAACCACATAACAGAAACTGTTACTATAAAAAAGAATCTCTTTCTTCAAAGTGAACTTGTCATGTAAGAAAACTAGTTACCCCCTTAAGGTGACTGTGCATGCCTTGTATTGTTAGCAAAACATCTTTTGTTCTCTCAGGGAGCCATCGGTTGAGAAATGCTCCTCTGTACATTATTCTTATCATGGGCACCAAGTTAGAGTTCTTGCATTGTGGAATGTCTAGGGACAGTGTTGGAACATCTAGATCAAGGAGAATGTTCAAATCAAACATACAATGTGTTGCTTACTGCTTCAAATATGTATATGCACATATTATTACATGCTCCTACAGTGTATGTAtgaggacaaaaaataaataaaaaattcagctTGGATctccaatacatgcacattttcctATATGCTGGTTCTGAAAATGCAGTCAGCTTCCAACTTCCTGTAATGAGCTGACAGCACTTCCACAGCTGCATTGAATTCTCAAGCAGTGTTGTCAGTCCTGCCTATTGAATTGTGTCAGCACTCCTCATCTCCATGGGTCCTCCTTGTTCAAATTCTCAGCACTCACTTCCTTGCTATACTAACTACCTGCTGTTTCTTCTCCTCTCTATTTCAGTGCAGCAAGGGCAGCGTTGCCTGTCCATTAAGTTAGCAGCTGACTGCATTTCTAATAGGATCATCTGGTATTTTTTATTACTTGCAGCATTTATAAATGAgacatagggggagatttactggagcacacagaatctagagcaactgtgcatggtagccaatcagcttctaactccagcttgttcagttaggctttgacaataaatcctggaagctgattggtttctatacagagctgcaccagattttgcaaccTTCAGTTTAAGTAAATTCCTCTCATAAGgtggggaaatatgcatgtattaGAGAgctgtgctgattttttttttgtttgttttttttcttagattTTGACCACACTTTAATACAAACCTATGCGTTGCCCATGCAGGGCTATTTAATCAGATTCACTTTAATGCTGACCCGCGCAGCTATTTTAACTCTGTTCGGCTGTCAGGAGTAAGGAGAAGAAGCAAATTGGAGCTTGCACAGGGCTAAGGACTCTTTCCCCGGCCCCATGTGACAGCGCTGGGATGAATGTTCATTTGGTCAACATGCGTCCGTGACATCACATCAGCATTGTCGTGCAGGAAGAAGGCCAGAGAGTCAGTCACATGACCACACCAGACCTAGAAATACTGAGTATGGCACTTCACTTCCAGAGGCCATCAATTACTCCCTTTTCATTATCTCATCTGCCAtagcaacataaaaaaattaaaagctttATCACAGCAAAGAGGTGACACAGAGTGTTCCTTTTTTTCTAACTGAATAAACTTCTATAGAATTTAACAACTATGAAAAGAGCaacaacccatagcaaccaatacctCTCCCCTTGCTAATCTGGCTAAAGCTGACCACTAGGCAAATAGACTctacactttgcaagggaatgttTTGCTCCTTGGTGAATATTCACTGTCTGTGTAGTCAtgtgtaagtgatatttaaaaagaaataaacattttgCGAGCACACGTTTGGATGATGAAAGGACATTCACTAAGTTCTGGGGGAAATTTATCTTGCAAATGaacagactatttgcctttatCAAATCAATCCCTCTGAGATGCCCAGTTGTCACACTGATCCTGTGATATCAATAATTTTCTCCAGGAAACTGGCgttttcagaaggaggtcagcaatgacaACCCCTGTATTTCTGCTAATACAAGTTTCTTTTAAAGAATACAAGGAGGAGAATTTTTAGACCTCATTTTAATGCTGTGGGTACTTTTAtgagaaaaccattaaagtgtttgttaatgcACACTTTGTAGTCACTGGCAGCCCCTCCaatatattaacctccctggcggtatccccgagtgtgactcggggtgggtttttcttgctgcgatcggtatccccgagtcacgctcggggtagacatgcagagcctgcagcgtgcgctggcttaccttgtcctggatccagcgatgtcaccacgctgtgtgagcgagcgggacctcgctcgattcacacagcgtcctcctgtgccgccgatctccattccctgcgacgttacgacgcacgggagcggagatcggcgccaaattcaaaaaagtaaacaaacactatacatacagtatactgtaatcttatagattacagtactgtatgtaaaaaaacactccccccttgtccctagtggtctgcccagtgccctacatgtcattttatataataaaaacctttctttctgcctgaaaactgtagattgtccatagcaaccaaaagtgtctttttatgtcaaaaatggttttagatcagctagaaaacagcgataataaattataatcacttgcagaattgtgcgatagcgatttgcggggaaattcgtcataaaaaaataataataatgacagcaacaattctgcaactgaaaaaatttcagtgattttgatttgattacattattgaataatttttattttaattatattattacttgctataattatttataattatttattatattataatttaaaattttgtttttaaaaaaatgtcatacccgggatgcctattagattctttggtcagatttaagtgagttattcctaaaaatcacaggcctacagtataaaacgccaaatttccttgcaaataattgtaccgcttttggtaagtaattccagacagaatcataccgccagggaggttaaggcagaGCACACTGTATATATCTTTTACAAAAACGAGCATTGTAAATACCTATTCAGATCTGTTTTCAGGCTGGTCACATGACCCGCGGCCACTTTTCAGCTCCGATGGATGGCTTCTGCAGGAGGGGccgtgatctccctctgacgtcagccgggGAGATCACATGGCCTTTTAGCCTCTCCTGCAGATGCTTTGTCTCGAAGCTGTAGAGAGGCCGCGAGTCACATGAACAACCTGAAGACAGCTCTAAATAGCCATTTACAACGCTCgttttaggaaaaaatatatacagtgtgcTGTGCCTTAATATATTGGAGATGCTGCCAGTgaccatttaatattttttgggatatgtacTAATAGAGGCGGAGGAGGGGGCCAGGCTGGAGAATGAGACACACAGCAAGGAGCTTACAGGGAGGAACAAGGGAATGAGGGGAAGAGATGAGAGCAGAGCAGGGCTGCGTATGACAAATTGATGCACTCTGACCacggctcagcagccctgattttcATGGCCAGTCCAAAAAGGAgatacaggaagtggcagattcagttttttttttacagttaagaggggggcagattacacagcacaagcactgtgctgtttaatctgctttaaagtggatgtaaacccactctcatcctttctaaactactgccatagtgctatatggatatacatgcctcctgtatgtatccttacctgtcaaatgtctcccctctgtctgttataataaCTGAaacaactgcagattctgtggatggatctgttgtctggagctcggtgggtggagtcgtgatgtcggtagactccctgcccacctctacacccCCCTtgccaacatgcattttctcctatgtattccttacactaaattctgctatgatcactaacatccagtcaaaatccagataagtaaccacatgacttcagaaaaggagtgggggtgggaattaaaaaataaagctcAAGCTAGTGCATGCGATATGTAAaaaacctgtcattcacagcaagggggaagaacagacaaacgttttctcctgtttgtccatttatctcactgaaaaaagaaaagaggattgctcagagctggattaactctttgtggcaagactgggcacagatgataggaactcttatactctacattgtgacagtaaACAcattgggtttacattcacttaagGGACCGGGATATCATTTTGgagttaacaaatgctttaaggcTACTATTGCTGACCTTTTCCTTTTGAAAAATGTTGGCTATAATACTGACCCCCTGGTCTCAGTACTTTGTATGGGATTTATCAATTCTGTCAAACATCAAGCCAATGTTAAAACTTGAGCAGGCAGACATATTCTGAGACAAGTATACTGTGATTTTACAAATTGAGTCAATTATTCCTCCCTCTGCTGCttcaaagtagtacagaaacaatATAAAACCTACTTCTGACCTCTTcgtaattgggattttttttttttgcaaaccttTGTAAAATTGTCTCCATTTACTGTCTAGGATTGCAGGCATAAATACATACAATGTTGCATATACTTTGCTACACTGCTGTGCTCATATGCCAAGATCAGTGCATAGtgctgttcacttttttttttacaaactttattGAAATATCACACAAATATTAAGATTAAGTTCAATTGGCTGATGCATGGTGCAAGGTTGTAGACCACCTTGCATTGCACTGCGCTAAAAAGTATTGCATGCAACACTTTTTCCAGTGCACACCATCACAATGCAATGGTGTAAACCAGTGTCAAGCCAAGTGACAACTCCCTGTGTACATTTAGACATGGAGGCTGAGCCCGGCCCCGGCCCCTCTCTCTGTTGATTAGCTAGCCAActtcgattgacagcagcaggagccaatggtgccgttactgtgtcttagccaatgaggagggacagTCTTTAGCGGGTAAAACATTTGTGAACATTGCTGgaaagagagggggctcaggtaagtattaggggggccgagggggggggggctgcacacacAATGCCTTTTATCTTACGGACCGCCTGCCGTCATTTTACATTGCtattttgaagagggatatcattgttatggcagcacctagctaccataaccccagtatcctcttcttcagcaggccatccgctttaagataaaagtggtccctGCGGTGAATTCGCCACAAATTCACTTTTATCGGTGGGGCCCTCCCCCTGCTCTCTGGTGCccttggccgcttaccagagctgtCAGTAGCGGCAGAGGCGATTGGGTTCTTCTccctggctgggtatggagacgagtgaggggaagatggtccccacccgtctccatatcattgcgcttgcaagaccgtGATGACTTCACTCCCGCACAGGCATTCAGGAGCCCTTGGCTCTGGCACAGTATGCTGGACCCTTAGAGCATTTGTGCCAGTGacgtctctaaggccccgtacacacgatagaatctatccgcagataaatcccatcgaatgggtttctgcggatagattctatagtgtgtacactctggcggatatttatccgcggatatttccgaattccagcagataaatatttgtcgacatgcacagaatatctatctgctggaatcggatcccacggatggatccgctcgtctgtacagactcaccggatccatccgtccaaagggattccccgcacgcgtcgtaatgatttgacgcatgcgtggaattccttatatgacagcgtcgcgcccgttgccgcgtcataatagcggcgaaggcgcgacacgtcattgccagaggatttcagcgcggatttcaatgcgatggtgtgtacacgccattgcatagaaatctgctgaaatcctcgagaggatttatccgcggatacggtccgctggaccgtatctgcggataaatcctctcgtgtgtatggggcctaaggatgcacgtttaggagatattcattttatctatgggtaggccttattataggcttacctgtaggtaaaaatcacacaggtgactttactaccgctttatgaAGGAGGTAAGCAGTTCTATGCCCTTTTATAATGGTTACATTAAAGTGGACCAATTGTGAATGATTAATCCTGGAACAGAAATTCTTTACGCCACACATTTAACTGGAATAAGTATATTATGAGATGTTCATATCAGAGTTTCTGAATATGAAagaatatgaatatttacatctGCCTAGATTACTGTAGGATTATgcaatatttaaaaagaaaaaagggaattaAATAGATGTAGCACATAAAAACTAGTTACCATTATAATCtatgcagggccagattaagaacatcatgggcctggtgctgaggattttggtggggccttttaggctgcattcacacctccgcgacaagtaacgccgcgtacgcggcgtattttgccgcgaatagtgtaactttttttttacaaatccttcctattgctttgtatggccgaacaccaatgccgcctgaaaaaaagggtccgggactttttttcatgccgcaggtgtacggcgtctatgagatgtgaaccatctcatagacagcaatgggaattctcccctccagcggcacgagcggccggcgtcgggcgttttgtcgcggaggtgtgaatggggggtaataaataataaataaatgcgtgggaatgacatgaacgcagcccagccaaggcaagtgaccaaaggcacagaacccagaaggaagaccgggtgaagatggaagtgtccaggccccgcctgattcatcgcagcactggagggctcagtctgaaaattgaagtgtacactaatgtgctaatatgctgtgcattcttgtacgttgtggcataacctaccccagggcctctaaaaagtagtaatgtcaggaaagtttactaccgctttattatcacaggatcccaggagcctctcatggggccccctactgacccggtggacggtggcccttgggcagtgcctaagtgcacagttgccaacatttaaaaaatattttcagggccacttttttatataagtgctatatttagagtagctgagatccctgatgttcctctatacatcatagtagtaatcacaaaattaaatgagtactaataatggggcagaacaaatatgagaactgatatttcctttagttgaactaacaaaagtgtgtccattctagagctggtaacattaaggatattcagtataattttaaagaactgtttttgtgggtaagcgacacaggggaggagtatggacggtatataagtgggaagtatgtgcaggtgagggagaggaatgtggagggtctaacagtgggcactatgtacaggagaggagtacaaagggtacggaaaaaagcactatgtacaggagaggagtgtgaagggtatgacaatgggcagtatgtacaggaagagtgagggggtatgacagagggtagtacgtaccagagagaagtgtggagggtatgatggggtagtatgtacaggagaggagtgtggagggtatgacagtgggcagtatgtacaggagaggaatgtagacggtatgatagtgggctctatgtataggagaggagtgtggagggtatgacagtgaacactatgtataggagaggagtgtggagggtatgacagtgggcactatgtataggagaggagtgtggagggtatgacagtgggcactatgtataggagaggagtgtggagggtatgacagtgagcagtatgtacaggagaggagtgtggagggtgcgacagtgggcactaagtacaggagagaagtgtatgacagcaggcactatgtacaggagaggagtgtgaagggtatgacagtgggcgctatgtataggagaggagtgtggagggtatgacagtgggcactatgtacaggagaggagtgtggagagtatgacagtgagcactatgtacaggagtggaaggatatttagggactgagtagtggttaagcgggtcatacatggattgaaattacgccaattatgcagagaccagccatagtcaatctgtgtatgggctagctggttttacacaagtcaatctattaatcaacttgagtacaaccagcctgtttttttttcttaaaacaatcagtgctgccagctaaagttagcaacactgatcattgtacgcactggcagaacacaataacactgacggagtgattcccccatccacaggtcagcaggtgagagggtgtgtggggacaggctggggaaatatactagtcagtggctgggtaggcactggtagtatcagagccagatacacacaggttacatacgccacgatcgtcagagcgagaacaataattctagtactagacctcctctgtaactctaaacatgtaacctaaaaaaaattaaagcatcgcttaggataccaaaaaaaattgtgctaacttaactaactaactgtttttttaatgaatgaaacatttttttccaaaaaaacatgtttgaaaaattgctgcgcaaataccgtgctagagctgcacaattaatcgttaaaaaaatcgtgatctcgattcaaccccctgacgatcttcaatgcagagtttgctgattctttcatattacAAGTGGAGAGAcgttcagctatcaaaagaaaatatctgggcagtctgccaagtttttaacaggaaacattgtaactgacacttccttcttagatcaaagggatacacttctgtgtgtaaagaacaaatctgggcagtctgcgaagtttgtaaacaaaatgaaacattgtaactaactaacattgtaactaaatttaaccacttaaagtccaacacttgtttcttaagttagaaagcaatattatttgctagaaaattacttggaactgccaaacattatatatattttagcagagactctagggaatacaatggcaattgctgcaatatgttatgtcacactgcattttcccacttcaatgaataataaaaaccataaaaacaaaacagtgaagttagcccattttttttttttttttaatgtgaaagatgatgttacgccgcaacaatcgtgagagaatcgtgatctatcttctaagcaaaaaaattgcaattctcattttagccagaatcgtgcagctctgtaccctgcaacataaaaagtgcaaagaccaccatagagtaattttctagcaaaaaacaaatgatgatttttacatgtagtagagaagtgtcagaattggcctgggtggcaaggggttaattaccatgagtaatatacaaataattattataagcactgtgatcctatcagtctgctgtagtctgtcagcttgtatttatattggccgctctaaggccccgtacacacgaccagtttcctcggcagaattcagcttccgaccgagtttctggctgaattctgccgagaaacccggccgtgtgtacaattttgccgaggaagccgacgaggagctcgacgaggaaatagagaacatgttctctatttcctcgttgttctatgggagctctcggcccgccgagctcctcggcggcttcagggctgaactggccgaggaactcgatgtgtttggcacgtcgagttcctcggccgtgtgtacgaggcctgaatgtagcttctgacaggctgtgcaagcaggcccgtatctccggaaccttaaatgatagccatcccatattttaaccagttgtggtgtagctcttcccatgcctacccccaaatgtagggtttctgtgacctctggtcatcgagctacaaccccccaaattcgatcttagaaaaaaaaaatcttaaaaaaaaaaaaaaaaaaaaaattttttttttttttttttttgggcaaatgggcctatcttgagaaaggggcctggagctgcagctccatcagccccattgttaatccggccctgaatcTATGAAGCTATTCACATCAGTGCATTGCATTAAATGGCATTTTTTACGAATCCCACTTGCtgcgttttggtaaaaaaaaaagtatgacatTATAGTCTATAGCAAAGCATGAAAACCACACAAAAAATGCATGATGTGTTTttaatcagtgtgtgtgtgtgtgtgt comes from Rana temporaria chromosome 2, aRanTem1.1, whole genome shotgun sequence and encodes:
- the PCDH17 gene encoding protocadherin-17 isoform X5, producing the protein MCRFVFFYFFYWASVQALKTLNYSISEEGGSRNAIGNINDAQLEPPERGKRPNFRVLENSSPHLLDVDSNSGLLFTKQRIDREALCKNILKCVLSLEVFANEKEICMIKVEILDINDNSPKFASDQIDIDISENASPGTRFPLTTAQDPDLGSNGLRTYKIRGDSGLFSLDIKSRGDGTKVPELVIQRALDREEQSHHTLILTAFDGGNPPRSANLQINIKVIDANDNSPVFQSKSYTVEIAENSPLGKMIIDLNATDPDEGSNADIVYSFSGYASEQVWDFFTIDSQTGVIQVKGNIDYEEIQMLEIDVQAEDQGPNPIPVHCKVTVLVTDINDNYPSISFVSVRQGAISEASVPGTVIALVRVTDKDAGKNGQFQCWVLGNVPFKLEDNYDNFYTVVTSRPLDREIQDEYNVTIIARDNGNPSLDSTNSFTVRILDENDNPPSFSRSMYALQVSANNIPGEYLGSVLAQDPDLEQNGTVSYSIFSSYIDGVSISTYVSINPRNGAIYALRTFYYELTKYFEFKVIAKDLGTPHLESNATVRVSVLDVNNNAPVIILPSLQNDTAEIYVPQNVGMGYVISTVRAMDIDFGESGRVTYEIIQESKENLFEIDTVTGEIRLINPHWEDIAPVVELIIKVTDNGKPSLSTVAKLIIKANSDCLGCYDDDNVIGEQRDWDIYLPVLVALSAISIILFAAMVTIVVKCKKENKDVGSYSGRTAYTSQPKLGKMKNKKINKNDIMLVQSEVEEKNAMNVVSCPLLVTSPMYFDCQSRLPLSSSHSGVMYLTPNSNETDPEENAGCQNQDNDTGPTRMASENSSTSTWIPLTKTDNFPAESNYMGSRQQFVQSSSTFKDPERASLRDSGHGDSDQADSDQDTNKGSCCDMSVREALKMKTTTAKCQPLEQEQEECVNCTDECRVLGHSDRCWMPQFPTANQVENADYRTNLFVPTVEAHVETETYETVNPTGKKTFCTFGKDKREHTILIANVKPYLKAKRALSPLLQEVPSASSSPTKTCIEPCASTKGPLNGCEIKSGVLAETTSPYLSSESQYISPSKQTKDPQYIASDPMARVFADVHNRVSRDSSEMDAVLEHLEHSNRDLGRESVDAEEVVREIDKLLQDCRGSEPVAVRK